From the genome of Nostoc cf. commune SO-36:
ATTAAAGAAGTGATGGTATTTCTGCAAGGTCACGGCGTTAGCACCACTTACGCAGTCAAGATTTACAAGCAATACGGCGATAAATCCATAGATACAGTAACTCATAATCCTTATCAGCTAGCAACTGATATCTATGGCATTGGTTTTTTAACTGCTGATAAGATTGCCCGTAATTTGGGGGTTCCCGCAGATTCCGAGTTTCGCTACTTTGCTGGACTTGTTCATGCTTTAAGTGAAGCAGCAGAAGACGGACATTGCTACTTACCTCAAACAGAATTAATTGAATCGGTGACTAAACTGCTCACTACTGCTGACCATCAACCAACAGAAGATGCGATCGCTGTAACTATCAAAGATATGGCTTTGAAAGATGAGCTAATTAGAGAACGTGATGCTGATAAAACGCTCAATTGCTACAAGCCTACTTACTTCTACACTGAACAAAACTTAGCCCAATTGGTACGCGATCGCCTCAGCTACCCCATCAGTTCTGATATTCCTCGCGTCCGCACTTGGTTGGAGCGTTTTAGTCACGCAATAAAAGTTTCACTATCACCCGAACAGCAACAAGCAGTAGAGACGGCTGCTTACTCTCGATTTACAGTAATTACAGGTGGCCCTGGTGTCGGTAAAACATTCTGCACTAGCACCATAGTCTCACTGTGGAAGGCAATGGGTAAATCAATTGCCCTGGCTGCACCAACTGGACGGGCTGCCCAAAGATTAGGCGAGATGACAGGACTAGAAGCTAAGACCATTCATCGCCTACTGGAATTTGACCCCAGAACTCGCAGTTTTAAATGCGATCGCACCAATCCATTACCCTATAGTGCAATTATTGTAGATGAAGCTAGTATGCTCGACTTGTTTCTAGCATATTCTTTGGTTCAAGCTGTGGCAGACAATGCCCAACTCCTGTTGGTGGGAGATATTGACCAATTGCCATCGGTGGGGGCGGGTAACGTGCTGGCTGATTTAATTAATTCGGGAAAAGTGCCTGTGGTGCGCCTCACTCAAGTATTTCGCCAAGCTGCTACTAGCAAAATTATCACTGCATCGCATCTAATTAACCGAGGACAATATCCCAACATTGAATCAATTTCAGACACACCTCAATCTGATTGTCTTTGGCATGGTGGAGGATTACAAGCAGAACATGGGGTACAAGCAATTAGCGAGTTGATTGCAGATTTTGTTCCTCGGCTTGGTTTTAATCCTGCTACTGATGTACAAGTGCTTGCACCAATGTCACGGGGATTAGTTGGTACTCGCAATCTCAATAATGTA
Proteins encoded in this window:
- the recD2 gene encoding SF1B family DNA helicase RecD2; this encodes MSTTPLPNQQQVNATLKHESITGVVERLTYYSQESGYTVARLQRSGAKELTTITGSFADIQPGQTLQLTGFWREHPQYGLQFQVVNYKETKPATLTGIEKYLGSGLIKGVGPVTAKRIVAHFGIETLDIIENQIERLSEVNGIAKKRIAMIQRAWNEQKAIKEVMVFLQGHGVSTTYAVKIYKQYGDKSIDTVTHNPYQLATDIYGIGFLTADKIARNLGVPADSEFRYFAGLVHALSEAAEDGHCYLPQTELIESVTKLLTTADHQPTEDAIAVTIKDMALKDELIRERDADKTLNCYKPTYFYTEQNLAQLVRDRLSYPISSDIPRVRTWLERFSHAIKVSLSPEQQQAVETAAYSRFTVITGGPGVGKTFCTSTIVSLWKAMGKSIALAAPTGRAAQRLGEMTGLEAKTIHRLLEFDPRTRSFKCDRTNPLPYSAIIVDEASMLDLFLAYSLVQAVADNAQLLLVGDIDQLPSVGAGNVLADLINSGKVPVVRLTQVFRQAATSKIITASHLINRGQYPNIESISDTPQSDCLWHGGGLQAEHGVQAISELIADFVPRLGFNPATDVQVLAPMSRGLVGTRNLNNVLQQLINPPSPEKIEVTRSGTIFRVGDRVIQLTNDYQREVFNGDVGFITTIDTEEQEVIVQYQERDVSYDYADMNELALAWSVSIHKSQGSEYPVVILPLYTQHYMMLTRNLLYTGLTRAKKLAIIIGSQKAISMCVRSTKSQERYTRLQERLQSS